A genomic region of Pseudomonas sp. RSB 5.4 contains the following coding sequences:
- a CDS encoding bifunctional DedA family/phosphatase PAP2 family protein, with the protein MGPWLDSVTGWLAANPQWLAAAVFIVAFVECLAIAGIIVPGTVLLFAVAVLAGSGALSLSETLLLGFLGGILGDAVSYYLGRHFHQNIRRLPGLRHHPEWMAGAETYFQRYGIASLLVGRFIGPLRPMLPMVAGMCDMPFPRFAAVSLLAAAGWSVAYLLPGWATGAAIRLPLPEGFWLQAGIVAGSIAVMVGLSVNSSLRQHRRATLWISSMSLLILFGLFVGYPYLSALDQGVMTLVQEHRQPVLDEIAVTFTLIGEFRNMFVFSALLTGLLLLCKQWRQAIFVGGTLLFTALANTATKQFFARVRPEVLTEPLTSFSMPSGHASGSFALFLTLAVLAGRGQPPRMRLTWLLLGCIPAMAIALSRVYLGAHWPTDILAGAMLAACVCAAALWLSQRNTPLEPMPQKVWWLVLPALVALFGFFVLRHLPHTMLRYAY; encoded by the coding sequence GGTGGCTCGCCGCCAATCCGCAGTGGCTGGCCGCTGCGGTGTTTATCGTCGCATTCGTGGAGTGTCTGGCGATTGCCGGAATTATCGTGCCCGGCACTGTGTTGTTGTTTGCCGTGGCCGTACTAGCCGGCAGCGGCGCACTGTCGTTGAGTGAAACCTTGCTGCTGGGTTTTCTCGGCGGGATTCTGGGCGATGCGGTTTCGTATTACCTGGGCCGTCATTTCCACCAGAACATCCGCCGTTTGCCCGGCCTGCGCCATCACCCGGAATGGATGGCCGGGGCCGAAACCTACTTCCAGCGTTACGGTATTGCCAGCCTGCTGGTCGGCCGTTTCATTGGCCCGCTGCGGCCAATGCTGCCGATGGTCGCCGGCATGTGCGACATGCCCTTCCCACGCTTCGCCGCCGTCAGCCTGCTGGCCGCTGCCGGCTGGAGCGTCGCCTACCTGCTGCCGGGTTGGGCCACCGGCGCGGCAATCCGCCTGCCACTACCGGAAGGTTTCTGGCTGCAAGCCGGGATCGTCGCCGGCAGTATCGCGGTGATGGTCGGCCTGAGCGTCAACAGCAGCCTGCGTCAGCATCGCCGCGCCACGCTGTGGATCAGCAGCATGAGTCTGTTGATTCTGTTCGGCCTGTTCGTCGGCTATCCGTATCTGAGTGCGCTCGATCAGGGTGTGATGACGCTGGTGCAAGAGCACCGTCAACCCGTGCTGGATGAAATTGCGGTCACCTTCACGCTGATCGGTGAGTTCCGCAACATGTTCGTGTTCAGTGCATTGCTGACCGGCCTGCTGTTGCTGTGCAAGCAATGGCGACAGGCTATTTTCGTCGGCGGCACACTGCTGTTCACGGCGCTGGCAAACACCGCGACCAAGCAATTCTTCGCTCGTGTTCGACCGGAAGTTCTGACCGAACCGCTGACCAGTTTCAGCATGCCCAGCGGCCATGCGTCAGGGTCGTTTGCGTTGTTCCTGACCCTCGCCGTGCTGGCCGGACGCGGACAACCGCCGCGCATGCGCCTGACGTGGCTGCTGCTCGGCTGTATTCCGGCCATGGCGATTGCGCTGTCACGGGTGTATCTGGGCGCGCACTGGCCGACCGATATTCTGGCCGGGGCGATGCTGGCAGCGTGCGTCTGCGCTGCTGCCTTGTGGCTGAGCCAGCGCAACACGCCGCTTGAACCCATGCCACAGAAAGTCTGGTGGCTGGTGCTGCCGGCACTGGTCGCGCTGTTCGGCTTCTTCGTTCTGCGGCATTTGCCGCATACGATGCTGCGCTACGCCTACTGA
- a CDS encoding LON peptidase substrate-binding domain-containing protein gives MSLPLFPLNTVLFPGCNLDLQIFEARYLDMIGRCMKQGGGFGVVCILDGHEVGVAPEGFALVGCEARITDFQQQDNGLLGIRVQGGRRFQVLHTEVQRDQLILADVEWLDDEPEQPLQDEDADLVALLKALAEHPMVEALNMGTEALGQQSLANQLAYLLPFAEEDKIDLLQLDDPQQRLDAIQALLDELQGELFA, from the coding sequence ATGAGTCTGCCGCTTTTTCCGCTCAACACAGTGCTGTTTCCCGGCTGCAACCTCGACTTGCAGATCTTCGAGGCGCGCTACCTGGACATGATCGGCCGCTGTATGAAACAGGGCGGCGGTTTCGGCGTGGTGTGCATCCTTGACGGCCACGAAGTTGGCGTTGCGCCAGAAGGCTTTGCCCTGGTCGGCTGCGAGGCGCGGATCACCGATTTCCAGCAACAGGACAATGGTCTGCTGGGGATTCGCGTGCAGGGTGGGCGGCGTTTTCAGGTGTTGCACACTGAAGTGCAGCGTGATCAGTTGATACTCGCTGACGTCGAGTGGCTGGACGATGAGCCGGAGCAACCGCTGCAGGACGAAGACGCCGATCTGGTGGCGCTGCTCAAGGCCTTGGCCGAGCACCCGATGGTCGAGGCTTTGAACATGGGCACTGAGGCCTTGGGCCAGCAGTCACTGGCCAATCAACTGGCGTATCTGCTGCCGTTCGCCGAAGAGGACAAGATCGACCTGCTGCAACTCGACGATCCGCAGCAGCGGCTGGATGCGATCCAGGCGCTGCTTGATGAACTGCAGGGCGAGTTGTTCGCCTGA
- a CDS encoding LrgB family protein codes for MLFDWQGAWASVIHHPLFGIGITLGAYQLVLAAFEKTRWIFLQPVLVSMLLVIGVLVGCGLTYAEYRKSTEILSILLGPATVALAVPLYLNLKRIRQLFWPIFTTLVIGGVVATGMGVLLGWWFGADHMILMTMAPKSVTSPIAMLVAEQIGGVAALAAVFVLITGVIGAIFGPAMLTRLGVHSPEARGMALGMTAHAVGTSVALQESDECGAFAALAMSLMGVATAVFLPLAVSMVV; via the coding sequence ATGCTCTTCGATTGGCAAGGGGCCTGGGCTTCGGTCATCCATCATCCGCTATTCGGCATTGGCATCACCCTCGGTGCCTATCAACTGGTGCTGGCGGCGTTCGAGAAAACCCGCTGGATCTTTCTGCAACCGGTGCTGGTCTCCATGCTGCTGGTGATCGGCGTGCTGGTCGGCTGTGGCCTGACCTACGCCGAGTACCGCAAAAGCACAGAGATCCTCAGCATTCTGCTGGGCCCGGCCACGGTGGCACTGGCGGTGCCGCTGTATCTGAACCTCAAACGCATCCGCCAATTGTTCTGGCCGATTTTTACTACGCTGGTGATAGGCGGGGTGGTTGCCACTGGCATGGGCGTTTTGCTGGGATGGTGGTTCGGTGCCGATCATATGATCCTGATGACCATGGCGCCGAAGTCGGTGACTTCACCGATTGCGATGCTGGTGGCCGAGCAGATCGGTGGCGTCGCGGCGCTGGCTGCGGTGTTCGTGCTGATCACCGGGGTGATCGGGGCGATCTTCGGCCCGGCCATGCTGACCCGGCTCGGTGTCCACAGCCCCGAGGCGCGTGGCATGGCGCTGGGCATGACCGCACACGCGGTCGGCACCTCGGTGGCGTTGCAGGAAAGCGATGAGTGCGGCGCCTTCGCGGCGCTGGCGATGAGTCTGATGGGCGTGGCCACGGCGGTGTTCCTGCCGTTGGCGGTGTCGATGGTGGTCTAA